A stretch of Sebastes fasciatus isolate fSebFas1 chromosome 19, fSebFas1.pri, whole genome shotgun sequence DNA encodes these proteins:
- the LOC141757223 gene encoding ER degradation-enhancing alpha-mannosidase-like protein 3 has product MRRIGNRLHWGVVHTSGGTGMLLKTLLVTSLLGWTRCQESQSTMTAEEKTVIRDQIIEMFDHAYGSYMKYAYPADELMPLSCRGRVRGQEPNRGDIDDSLGKFSLTLIDTLDTLVVLNKLDEFEDAVRKAVTEVRLDNDVVVSVFETNIRVLGGLLGAHVMADLLRQRGERMQWYRDELLHMAKELGHRLLPAFNTTSGLPYPKVNLRYGVLNPLSRTGTESDTCTACAGTMILEFAALSRLSGESVFEEHARKALDVLWQRRQRGSDLVGTVINIHNEEWVRRESGVGAGIDSYYEYLMKAYILLGDNVFLERFNIHYSAIMKYISQPPLLLNVHMHNPTVSVRSWMDSLLAFFPGLQVLRGDLKPAIETHEMLYQVTKQHKFLPEAFTTEFRVHWGQHLLRPEFAESTYYLYKATGDPYYLRVGQSIVEKLNAYARVPCGFAAVQDVRTGTHEDRMDSFFLAEMFKYLYLLFSEKNQLPIDIDDYIFTTEAHLLPVSLSITQPPCQGNNTESVPVPQEEDLFTHSCPSMETLFPNNPSFAKTIRDSYKYLTGVGRAFHPLPVREIELPLHDNGMEPVEFLKSMGISLTPLNEVLVGEAGNRKEHKGVYRVKLVAELSHTPEEEEVVPHVIQLISPPYLGRTVLTAGPAKFGMDLTKQEHGVKGRITKASPYTACGPIDNAVELKGHIALALRGDCMFAVKARRLQEAGAVGVIFIDHREGSNSEDTPLFQMVGDGDSTEDITVPLVFLFSQEGAVLTTALEEHHNVDVLMLPKERQLGHVKTDLPVGVHIKIRLAEEGELEDGVARGPTLEFVLEKQEVLLKEEEEEEQRQFCSQAAEDDRTEPCSADSSQTANSNSGQDANP; this is encoded by the exons ATGAGGAGAATAGGAAATAGACTGCACTGGGGAGTGGTCCACACATCTGGTGGCACTGGGATGTTGCTGAAGACCCTGCTGGTCACCAGTCTCCTTGGCTGGACGAGATGTCAAGAGAGCCAGAGCACGAtgacagcagaggagaagaCCGTTATCAG ggacCAGATCATTGAAATGTTTGATCATGCTTACGGCAGTTACATG aAATATGCCTATCCAGCAGATGAGCTGATGCCTCTCAGCTGCAGGGGGAGAGTCCGTGGCCAGGAGCCCAATAGAGGGGACATAGATGACTCCTTGGGGAA GTTTTCTCTCACACTGATTGACACCCTAGATACCCTTGTG GTGTTGAACAAGCTTGATGAGTTTGAGGACGCAGTGAGGAAGGCCGTGACAGAAGTACGCCTGGACAACGATGTGGTGGTGTCTGTGTTTGAGACCAACATCAGAGTTTTAGG AGGGCTTTTGGGAGCCCACGTGATGGCCGACCTGCTACGGCAGCGCGGGGAGAGGATGCAGTGGTATCGTGATGAGCTCCTACACATGGCCAAAGAGCTGGGTCATCGATTACTGCCTGCCTTTAACACCACAAGTGGCCTTCCCTACCCTAAG GTGAATCTGCGGTATGGAGTCCTAAACCCACTTTCACGCACAGGCACTGAGTCGGACACCTGCACAGCATGTGCTGGAACAATGATCCTGGAGTTTGCTGCCCTCAGCAGACTGTCAGGAGAGTCTGTGTTTGAG GAACATGCACGGAAGGCTCTGGATGTCCTCTGGcagaggagacagaggggaAGTGACTTGGTGGGGACTGTCATCAATATCCATAATGAAGAATGGGTACGGAGAG AGAGTGGTGTCGGTGCTGGTATCGACTCGTATTATGAATATTTGATGAAGGCCTACATTCTTCTAGGAGACAATGTGTTTCTGGAGAGGTTCAACATT CACTATAGTGCCATTATGAAATACATCAGTCAGCCTCCCCTGCTGCTCAACGTACACATGCACAACCCCACTGTGAGCGTGCGCAGCTGGATGGACTCTCTCCTGGCTTTCTTCCCCGGCTTACAG GTTTTGAGAGGAGATCTGAAGCCAGCTATTGAGACTCATGAAATGCTTTACCAAGTCACCAAACAGCACAAGTTTCTTCCAGAG GCTTTCACCACAGAGTTCAGAGTTCATTGGGGCCAACACCTACTGAGACCAGAGTTTGCAGAAAGCACCTACTACCTCTATAAG GCCACTGGCGACCCCTACTACCTCAGAGTGGGACAGTCCATCGTGGAAAAACTCAATGCCTACGCCAGGGTGCCTTGCGGGTTTGCCGCTGTGCAAGATGTTCGCACTGGGACGCATGAAGACAG GATGGACTCGTTCTTTCTGGCGGAGATGTTTAAATACCTGTACCTGCTGTTTTCGGAGAAGAACCAGCTGCCCATCGATATCGACGACTACATCTTCACCACAGAGGCTCACCTTCTCCCTGTATCTCTCTCCATCACCCAGCCACCCTGTCAAGGCAACAACACG GAGTCCGTTCCTGTTCCTCAAGAAGAAGATCTGTTCACACACTCCTGCCCCAGCATGGAGACGTTGTTCCCCAACAACCCTTCGTTTGCCAAAACCATCCGGGACAGCTACAAGTACCTCACCGGGGTGGGGCGAGCCTTCCACCCCTTACCTGTCAG GGAAATTGAGTTACCGCTCCATGATAATGGGATGGAGCCGGTAGAGTTCTTGAAAAGCATGGGCATTTCTCTCACTCCACTGAACGAGGTCCTGGTAGGAGAAGCCGGAAATCGGAAG GAGCATAAAGGAGTGTACCGTGTCAAACTGGTGGCAGAGTTGAGCCACAcaccggaggaggaggaggtggtgccCCATGTCATTCAGCTCATATCCCCCCCGTATCTGGGTAGGACGGTCCTCACAGCGGGACCTGCCAAGTTTGGGATGGACCTCACCAAGCAGGAGCACGGG GTGAAGGGCCGCATAACGAAAGCCTCTCCCTACACTGCATGTGGGCCAATAGATAATGCAGTGGAGCTTAAAGGGCATATCGCCCTGGCACTGCGTGGGGACTGCATGTTTGCTGTGAAGGCTCGTCGGCTGCAGGAGGCAGGAGCCGTGGGAGTCATCTTTATAG ACCACCGTGAGGGGAGCAATAGCGAGGACACTCCCCTCTTCCAGATGGTTGGAGATGGCGACTCCACCGAAGACATCACCGTGCCCTTGGTCTTCCTGTTCAGCCAGGAGGGTGCCGTGCTCACAACAGCTCTGGAGGAACATCACAATGTGGATGTGCTGATGCTGCCCAAGGAGAGGCAGCTGGGACACg TTAAGACAGACCTACCGGTCGGCGTGCACATCAAAATTCGCCTGGCGGAAGAGGGGGAGCTGGAGGACGGAGTAGCCAGAGGGCCCACCTTGGAGTTTGTTTTGGAGAAACAGGAGGTGCTTCttaaggaagaggaggaagaagagcagaGGCAGTTCTGCTCACAAGCAGCAGAGGATGACAGAACTGAACCGTGTTCAGCAGATTCATCGCAAACCGCAAACTCTAACAGTGGACAAGACGCAAACCCTTGA
- the anxa3b gene encoding annexin A3b — protein sequence MSVWDDLDLLLDSPSSLTVTSSARGTVKDHVNFKMEEDVSALRKAMEGVGTTEKTLVEVLTQRSNAQRQLIAKAYEKASGRKLVDDLKGDTQGDFEDLLVALVTPPDVYDCHEVINAIKGAGTTESTLTEIFASRSNRQIKALSEAYLAETGKSLIHDLQSEVTGDFGKALLILAEGKRDESTNVDPAKAKADAKALYEAGEKKWGTDEEKFIDILCHRSIPQLRQTLVEYKNISKKTLQESIESEMSGDTEELLVAVVKCVKTVPAYLAERLYKSMKGAGTTESTLTRIIVSRSELDLQDIRAEYKKLFGCSLYSQLESEVSNSYGNALKHLCGQDD from the exons atgtctGTTTGG GATGACTTGGACCTGCTCCTAGACTCCCCCTCCTCATTAACTGTGACA TCCAGTGCAAGAGGAACTGTGAAGGACCATGTAAACTTCAAAATGGAAGAAGATGTGTCTGCACTGAGGAAGGCCATGGAGGGCGTTG GTACGACAGAAAAGACACTAGTTGAGGTGTTGACCCAAAGAAGTAATGCTCAGCGTCAGCTCATCGCTAAGGCCTATGAGAAAGCCTCAGGAAgg AAATTGGTAGATGACCTGAAGGGCGACACCCAAGGAGACTTTGAGGATTTGTTGGTAGCCTTGGTAACGCCTCCCGATGTCTACGACTGTCATGAAGTCATCAACGCCATCAAG GGAGCAGGGACCACCGAGAGTACGCTGACAGAAATCTTTGCATCGAGATCCAACAGACAGATCAAGGCCCTGTCTGAAGCATATCTTGCAG AAACTGGGAAATCGCTGATTCATGATCTGCAGTCGGAGGTGACTGGAGACTTTGGCAAAGCCCTGCTCATCTTGGCTGAG GGGAAGAGAGACGAGAGCACCAATGTGGACCCTGCCAAAGCTAAAGCGGATGCTAAG GCCCTGTATGAAGCCGGGGAGAAGAAGTGGGGAACCGATGAGGAGAAGTTCATCGACATCCTGTGCCACAGGAGTATTCCCCAGCTTCGACAGA CTCTGGTAGAGTACAAGAATATTAGTAAGAAGACTCTGCAGGAGAGCATCGAGAGCGAGATGTCTGGAGACACGGAGGAGCTACTAGTGGCTGTTG tTAAGTGTGTGAAGACCGTTCCTGCATACCTGGCTGAGAGGCTTTACAAGAGCATGAAG GGTGCGGGGACCACAGAGTCCACTCTGACCAGGATAATTGTGAGTCGCTCAGAGTTGGACCTGCAGGACATCAGAGCAGAGTACAAGAAGCTGTTTGGATGTTCCCTCTACTCCCAGTTAGAG TCTGAAGTGTCGAACAGTTACGGCAACGCCCTCAAGCATCTATGCGGCCAAGACGACTAA
- the rcl1 gene encoding RNA 3'-terminal phosphate cyclase-like protein, with protein sequence MASHGLDYDGCNFFRQRLVLSTLSGKRVKIKNIRSRDDNPGLRDFEASFIRLLDKVTNGSKIEINQTGTVLFYQPGLLNGGSIEHDCNMQRSIGYYVEALLMLAPFMKTSLKATLRGVTNNPTDPTVDMLKSTALPLMKKFGIDGEGFDLKVVKRGMAPGGGGEVSFTCPVRRTIRPLQLTDQGKIKRIRGVAYSVRVSPQMANRLVESARGVLNQFIPDIYIYTDHMKGANSGKSPGFGLTLVAETLNGSFLSAEMSSTPQGQGETMLPEDLGRECAKQLLEEVHRGGCVDSSNQSLALLLMTLGQQDVSKVLLGPLSPYTIEFLRHIRDFFQIMFKIEVQKPSEDERKGGDKVLMTCVGVGYSNINKTIK encoded by the exons ATGGCAAGCCACGGGCTCGACTACGACGGCTGCAATTTCTTCAGACAGCGGCTGGTTCTGTCCACACTCAGCGGGAAGCGTGTTAAAATCAAGAACATCAGGTCCAGAGATGATAACCCGGGACTGCGAG ACTTTGAGGCCAGCTTCATCAGACTGCTAGACAAAGTGACCAATGGCTCCAAAATAGAGATTAACCAAACAG GAACTGTGTTATTCTACCAGCCTGGCTTGTTGAACGGTGGCTCCATAGAACATGACTGTAACATGCAGCGCTCGATTGGCTACTATGTGGAGGCCCTGCTCATGCTGGCTCCATTCATGAAGACCTCTCTGAAGGCCACACTGAGGGGAGTCACCAACAACCCCACTGACCCGACG GTTGACATGCTGAAGTCCACAGCCCTCCCTCTCATGAAGAAGTTTGGCATTGATGGAGAGGGCTTTGATCTCAAG GTGGTGAAGAGGGGTATGGCACCTGGTGGCGGAGGAGAGGTATCTTTCACATGTCCCGTCCGCAGGACCATCAGGCCGCTGCAGCTGACTGACCAAGGGAAGATTAAGAGGATCAGAGGAGTGGC ATATTCAGTTCGAGTTTCTCCTCAGATGGCTAACAGGCTAGTGGAGTCAGCCAGGGGCGTCCTCAACCAGTTCATTCCGGACATCTACATCTACACCGACCACATGAAAGGAGCCAACTCTGGCAA GTCTCCAGGTTTTGGTCTGACCCTGGTGGCAGAGACGCTGAATGGCTCCTTCCTCAGTGCTGAGATGTCGTCCACGCCGCAGGGGCAGGGAGAGACCATGCTGCCAGAGGACCTCGGCAGGGAATGTGCCAAACAGCTTTTGGAGGAGGTGCATCGG GGTGGCTGCGTGGATTCGTCCAATCAAAGCCTGGCGCTGCTCTTGATGACCCTTGGCCAACAGGACGTGTCGAAGGTTCTGCTCGGACCCCTCTCCCCATACAC GATCGAGTTCCTCAGACACATTAGAGATTTCTTCCAGATCATGTTCAAGATCGAGGTCCAGAAGCCTTCAGAAGACGAAAGGAAAGGAGGGGACAAGGTCCTGATGACCTGTGTAGGAGTCGGTTACAGCAATATAAACAAAaccattaaataa
- the ak3 gene encoding GTP:AMP phosphotransferase AK3, mitochondrial — MVLQRIFRAVIMGPPGSGKGTVSARITKTFALKHISSGDILRTNINAKTELGLLMKSCIDQGQLVPDGVMSRLILSDLRAMDQNSWLLDGFPRTVSQAEALDCAYTVDTVINLNVPFQTIKERLTSRWTHFPSGRVYNTDFNPPKVPGLDDVTGEPLVQREDDTPETVTRRLKGYETQTEPVLEYYRSKGVLKIFSGTETNKIWPHVEAFLHSKLSSVKQKAA; from the exons ATGGTTCTTCAGAGGATTTTCCGTGCTGTCATTATGGGACCTCCAGGGTCTGGGAAGGGAACCGTTTCGGCGCGGATAACCAAAACTTTTGCACTGAAACACATCTCTAGTGGGGACATTTTGAGAACCAACATCAACGCCAAAACCG agctcGGCCTGCTGATGAAGTCCTGTATTGATCAGGGTCAGCTGGTACCTGATGGCGTCATGTCTCGTCTCATCCTGAGTGACCTGAGAGCGATGGACCAGAACAGCTGGCTGCTCGATG GTTTCCCTCGCACAGTATCCCAGGCAGAGGCTCTAGACTGTGCTTACACTGTGGATACAGTCATCAACCTCAATGTACCTTTCCAGACAATCAAGGAGAGGCTCACCTCGCGCTGGACTCACTTTCCCAGCGGCAGAGTCTACAACACTGATTTCAACCCGCCTAAAGTCCCT GGTCTCGATGATGTGACAGGGGAGCCTCTGGTCCAGAGGGAAGATGACACACCAGAGACGGTCACACGGAGACTGAAGGGTTATGAAACCCAGACAGAGCCTGTCTTAGAGTACTACAG gagtaaaggtgtactaaagATCTTCTCTGGCACAGAAACCAACAAGATCTGGCCGCACG